Part of the Candidatus Omnitrophota bacterium genome is shown below.
CCACATTAGTAGCAGGATAGGGCCCGGTAACCTCCTTAGTGGTCGGGCCAAAAATTGCGATTATCTTTTTAGCCCCCACGGCATTAGCGATATGCAGCGGCCCGGTATCGGCGGTAACAAACAAATCCGCTCTTTTTGCAAATGCCCCTAATTGCTTTAGATTAAAAATTCCGCAGGCAACTAACGGGGCCTCCTGCATCACTTTTATAATCTGTTTTGCCAGTACCAGATCCGAGGCGCTTCCGGTAATAATCACTTTTGCCTTCATTTCTTTAATTAATTTATCAGCCAATTGCGCCCAATACTCCACCGGCCAACGTTTTGGTATCCAATTGCCTCCGGGATTAAGCGCAACTATAAAATCATTTTTACCTATGGAATTCTTGCTTAAGAAATCTTCAACATGATTTTCATCCAGGGGAGAAAAAAAGAAATCCAAATACCTATCCTCAATCCGCAAGCCCGCTTTTTCGATTATATCCAGGTAATAATCTATGCGGTGCAGGGAATCTTTTTTAGGAGGGATGATTTTTTGGGTCAAAAGGAAGGCGCGTTTCTTGGTATAGTGGCCGATCCTCTGGCTTATTCCGGCCAACCGGCAGATCAGCGCGCGGCTAAATGAACGATGCAGTAAAAATACGGTATCGAATTTCTTGCTCTTAAGCAGGCTGACAAAATTAAGCTTAGCCAGCATCCCCTTATGCCTGTCCTTTTCATCGAAAATAATCACTTCATCCAAATAAGGATTGTCTTTTAATATGGGATAACAGCGGCTGGGAATAACGCAGGCGATATAACTGTCAGGATAGTTCCTGCGGATATTCCTGATGGTGGCGCTGGAAAACAGGACATCCCCCAGCCAATTCACATTAAATATCAATATACGTTTGGGAATGATTTTTTTTATTCTAAACATCTTTTATAAACCCTCAGCGTTTGATCTACCATTTGCTCTTTAGAGAAATTGTCCGCAATAAATTTTCGCGCCTTTATGCCTAAATTGCGGCGTAAGTTGTAATCCTCAAGCAATCCTATGATCGCCGCAGATAACCCCTCAACATCAGCCGGGCCGACCAGCAAACCATTAACTCTATCCTGAATCAAAGTTTTTATTCCTCCGACGGCCGTTCCCGCTACTGCCAAGCCCTGCGCCATTGCCTCCATCAGCGCCAGGCCTAGCCCCTCCT
Proteins encoded:
- the waaF gene encoding lipopolysaccharide heptosyltransferase II, yielding MFRIKKIIPKRILIFNVNWLGDVLFSSATIRNIRRNYPDSYIACVIPSRCYPILKDNPYLDEVIIFDEKDRHKGMLAKLNFVSLLKSKKFDTVFLLHRSFSRALICRLAGISQRIGHYTKKRAFLLTQKIIPPKKDSLHRIDYYLDIIEKAGLRIEDRYLDFFFSPLDENHVEDFLSKNSIGKNDFIVALNPGGNWIPKRWPVEYWAQLADKLIKEMKAKVIITGSASDLVLAKQIIKVMQEAPLVACGIFNLKQLGAFAKRADLFVTADTGPLHIANAVGAKKIIAIFGPTTKEVTGPYPATNVVILQKNTGCLLPCYKVNCRDNRCMKAVTPEDVMAEAKKMAEL